A stretch of Litorilinea aerophila DNA encodes these proteins:
- a CDS encoding BMP family ABC transporter substrate-binding protein: MRKHVILLMALVALLVVSACAAPAAPQAAAPAPAEGQQAQEAEATAPAAKLKIGLVTDVGRVNDRSFNQSAWEGVVQAAQQLGLEENVDYKYIETQDAKDYADNIQQFIDAGYQVIVTVGFALGEATIAAAKENPDIYFIGVDQFQGETLPNLVGLIFHEDQSGFLAGALAAHLTKTGTIAAVLGTDLVPPVVAFKEGYEAGARYVKPDINIISTYHPGELSQAFTDPEWGAATARQALDQGADVIFGAGGQTGNGALQEVATAAEAGQEVYCIGVDTDQWETLPAAHACLVSSAMKLITPSVVDLIMQVHNGTFQGGNYYGPVDLAPFHDFEDKIPQEVKDDLARIKAGLEDGSISTGYGQ, translated from the coding sequence ATGCGAAAACATGTGATCCTGCTGATGGCACTGGTTGCGCTTCTCGTGGTAAGTGCCTGTGCGGCACCAGCGGCTCCCCAGGCAGCGGCCCCGGCCCCCGCCGAAGGGCAACAGGCGCAGGAGGCGGAGGCCACTGCCCCGGCCGCCAAGCTCAAGATTGGTCTGGTGACCGACGTGGGCCGGGTTAACGACCGCAGCTTTAACCAGTCGGCCTGGGAAGGCGTGGTACAGGCGGCCCAACAGCTGGGTCTCGAGGAGAACGTGGACTACAAGTACATCGAGACCCAGGACGCCAAGGATTACGCCGACAACATCCAGCAGTTCATTGATGCCGGCTACCAGGTCATCGTGACCGTGGGCTTTGCCCTGGGCGAGGCCACCATCGCCGCGGCCAAGGAGAACCCGGACATCTACTTCATCGGTGTGGACCAGTTCCAGGGTGAAACCCTGCCCAACCTGGTGGGCCTGATCTTCCATGAGGATCAGTCGGGCTTCCTGGCCGGGGCTCTGGCCGCCCACCTGACCAAGACGGGTACCATCGCCGCGGTGTTGGGGACCGACCTGGTGCCGCCGGTGGTGGCCTTCAAGGAAGGGTATGAAGCCGGCGCCCGCTACGTCAAGCCGGACATCAACATCATCTCCACCTACCACCCGGGTGAGCTCTCCCAGGCCTTCACCGACCCGGAGTGGGGCGCGGCCACCGCCCGCCAGGCCCTGGACCAGGGCGCGGATGTGATCTTCGGCGCCGGCGGCCAGACGGGTAACGGCGCGCTCCAGGAGGTGGCCACCGCGGCCGAGGCAGGCCAGGAAGTCTACTGCATCGGCGTGGACACCGACCAGTGGGAAACCCTCCCGGCTGCCCACGCCTGCCTGGTCTCCAGCGCCATGAAGCTGATCACCCCCAGCGTTGTGGACCTGATCATGCAGGTCCACAACGGCACCTTCCAGGGCGGCAACTACTACGGCCCGGTGGATCTGGCGCCGTTCCACGATTTCGAGGATAAAATTCCCCAGGAAGTCAAGGACGATCTGGCCCGCATCAAAGCCGGCCTGGAGGATGGCAGCATCTCCACCGGCTACGGCCAGTAG
- a CDS encoding tagatose 1,6-diphosphate aldolase, whose protein sequence is MSLSLGKRRALQQCAQDDGTFAMLAMDQRGSLARMIDPDAPDQVSFQQVIAIKRDVIAALSPLASAVLLDVEYGYGPCVASGALSGRAGLLLAIEKSGYEGDPTARRTSLLDGWDVERTRLAGASGVKLLIYYRPDAPNAAEQEALVAEVAAACDRWELPLFLEPLHYSLDPAVKVVPNAERRRVVIETARRLVPLGVDVLKAEFPLDVKQSNDQAEWADACAELSDACPVPWVLLSAGVDFPTYAEQVKVACASGASGVLCGRAIWKEAVQLPPAQRVQFLQTTARERFRQLSQLVSEAARPYTHFYPASDGADLENWYR, encoded by the coding sequence ATGTCTCTTTCTCTTGGTAAACGCCGGGCGCTCCAACAGTGTGCCCAGGACGATGGCACCTTCGCCATGCTGGCCATGGATCAGCGGGGCAGCCTGGCCCGCATGATCGACCCGGATGCGCCGGACCAGGTCTCCTTCCAGCAGGTGATCGCCATCAAACGGGACGTGATCGCCGCCCTCTCGCCCCTGGCCAGCGCCGTCTTGCTGGACGTGGAATACGGCTACGGCCCCTGCGTGGCCAGCGGCGCCCTCTCCGGCCGGGCTGGTCTGCTCCTGGCCATCGAGAAGAGCGGCTACGAAGGCGACCCCACGGCCCGCCGCACCAGCCTGTTGGATGGCTGGGACGTGGAGCGAACCCGCCTGGCCGGCGCCAGCGGCGTGAAGCTCCTGATCTACTACCGGCCGGACGCACCCAACGCCGCCGAGCAGGAGGCCCTGGTGGCAGAAGTGGCCGCCGCCTGTGACCGCTGGGAGCTTCCCCTCTTCCTGGAGCCCCTCCACTACTCCCTGGATCCAGCGGTCAAGGTGGTCCCCAACGCCGAACGGCGACGGGTGGTCATCGAGACGGCCCGGCGCCTGGTCCCCCTGGGCGTGGACGTGCTCAAGGCCGAATTCCCCCTGGACGTGAAGCAAAGCAACGACCAGGCCGAATGGGCCGACGCCTGCGCCGAGCTGAGCGACGCCTGCCCGGTACCCTGGGTGCTCCTCAGCGCCGGGGTGGACTTCCCCACCTACGCAGAGCAGGTGAAGGTGGCCTGTGCCAGCGGCGCCAGCGGCGTCCTCTGTGGGCGAGCCATCTGGAAAGAGGCGGTGCAGTTGCCGCCAGCCCAGCGGGTGCAGTTCCTGCAGACTACCGCCCGGGAGCGCTTCCGCCAGCTTAGTCAGCTCGTCAGCGAGGCGGCCCGGCCCTACACCCACTTCTACCCGGCCAGCGACGGCGCCGACCTGGAGAACTGGTATCGATAG
- a CDS encoding hydantoinase/oxoprolinase family protein → MTSDVSPIPLVGIDVGGTFTDFVVFQDGALRVHKVPTTPEDQSQAMVAGLAALGIQQADIVHGMTVATNALLERRGARTALLTTAGFADVLVIGRQNRPHLYRLSQQRPAPLVEDPWRLEVDERLDHTGRVLRPLDEAAVEQLASRLAAGQVESVAIVFLFSFLNPAHEERAAGLLRARLPELPISLSSQILPEYREYERTATTVINAYVQPLVARYLQRLQDRLAHCRLRIMQSNGGAIGLAQASQQAARVVLSGPAGGVVGAFAVARQATGSDAPQLITLDMGGTSTDVALCPGQIPTTAESTITDLPLRLPVIDIHTVGAGGGSIAYLDAGGGLRVGPRSAGAVPGPVCYGRGGTEPTVTDANLVLGRLAPEGFLGGAGEVTLDRAAARRALARLGEPLGLSPEAAALGVIRVANATMERALRRVSVERGHDPRQFTLLPFGGAGPLHACDLADALQIRRILLPPMPGVLSAYGMLVADVARDASRSLLSTLGDLQRDRTPLQQLFQALAEEVQSALAQEGIAHPTLEAALDLRYRGQSYELTVPLALSLDEAALAAAGEAFHRAHEQRYGYAMPGETVETVNLRVRASSPGASAVLPALPDAGPDATAARLPERPVWFDPWEPTPTPCYDRERLQPGNRLAGPAIVHQFDTTIVITPGWQARVDAYRNIWLEKPQ, encoded by the coding sequence ATGACGTCTGACGTTTCCCCGATTCCCCTGGTCGGCATCGACGTAGGCGGCACCTTCACCGACTTTGTAGTATTTCAGGACGGTGCCCTGCGGGTGCACAAGGTCCCCACCACGCCGGAGGATCAGAGCCAGGCCATGGTGGCGGGCCTGGCTGCCCTGGGCATCCAACAGGCGGACATCGTCCACGGCATGACCGTGGCCACCAACGCGCTGCTGGAGCGTCGGGGCGCGCGGACCGCGCTGCTCACCACTGCCGGTTTTGCCGATGTGTTGGTCATCGGCCGCCAGAACCGGCCCCACCTCTACCGCCTGAGCCAGCAGCGGCCCGCCCCCCTGGTGGAGGATCCCTGGCGTCTGGAGGTAGACGAGCGGCTGGACCACACCGGGCGGGTGTTGCGCCCCCTGGACGAAGCGGCCGTGGAACAGCTGGCATCGCGCCTGGCCGCAGGCCAGGTGGAAAGCGTGGCCATCGTCTTTCTCTTTTCCTTCCTCAACCCGGCCCACGAAGAACGGGCTGCGGGGCTCCTCCGGGCCCGGCTGCCGGAGCTACCTATCTCCCTCAGCAGCCAGATCCTGCCGGAATACCGGGAGTATGAGCGGACGGCCACCACGGTCATCAACGCCTACGTCCAGCCGCTGGTGGCCCGCTACCTGCAGCGCCTCCAGGATCGGCTGGCCCACTGTCGGCTCCGCATCATGCAGTCCAATGGCGGCGCCATCGGCCTGGCCCAGGCCAGCCAGCAGGCAGCCCGGGTGGTGCTCAGCGGCCCGGCCGGCGGCGTGGTGGGCGCCTTCGCCGTGGCCCGCCAGGCCACCGGCAGTGACGCGCCCCAACTGATCACCCTGGACATGGGCGGCACCAGCACCGACGTGGCCCTCTGTCCGGGGCAGATCCCCACCACCGCGGAGAGCACCATCACCGACCTGCCCCTGCGCCTGCCCGTCATCGATATCCACACCGTGGGCGCAGGCGGCGGCAGCATCGCCTACCTGGATGCAGGCGGCGGCCTGCGGGTGGGCCCCCGTAGCGCCGGGGCCGTCCCAGGACCGGTTTGCTACGGCCGGGGTGGCACAGAACCCACTGTGACCGACGCCAACCTGGTGCTGGGCCGCCTGGCCCCCGAGGGCTTCCTGGGCGGCGCGGGGGAAGTCACCCTGGACCGGGCGGCCGCGCGCCGGGCGCTGGCCCGGCTGGGCGAACCGTTGGGCCTCAGCCCCGAGGCGGCTGCCCTGGGGGTGATCCGCGTTGCCAACGCCACCATGGAGCGGGCCCTGCGCCGGGTTTCGGTGGAACGGGGCCACGACCCACGGCAGTTTACCCTACTACCCTTCGGCGGCGCCGGCCCCCTCCACGCCTGTGACCTGGCCGACGCCCTCCAGATCCGGCGCATCCTGCTGCCGCCCATGCCCGGGGTGTTGAGCGCCTACGGCATGCTCGTGGCCGACGTGGCCCGGGACGCCTCCCGCTCCCTTCTGAGCACCCTGGGCGACTTACAGCGGGATCGGACGCCGCTGCAACAACTCTTCCAGGCGCTGGCGGAGGAGGTGCAGTCCGCCCTGGCCCAGGAGGGCATCGCCCATCCCACCCTGGAAGCCGCCCTGGACCTGCGCTATCGGGGGCAGAGCTACGAGCTGACCGTTCCCCTGGCCCTTTCCCTGGACGAGGCGGCGCTGGCCGCCGCGGGCGAAGCCTTCCACCGGGCCCACGAACAGCGTTACGGCTACGCCATGCCGGGGGAAACGGTGGAGACGGTCAACCTGCGGGTACGGGCCAGCAGCCCGGGAGCGTCTGCCGTCCTGCCTGCATTGCCCGACGCGGGACCGGATGCCACCGCCGCCCGCCTGCCCGAGCGCCCCGTCTGGTTTGACCCGTGGGAACCCACGCCCACGCCGTGCTACGATCGGGAGCGGCTGCAGCCCGGCAATCGTCTGGCCGGCCCCGCCATCGTTCACCAGTTTGACACCACCATCGTCATCACGCCCGGCTGGCAGGCCCGGGTGGACGCCTACCGCAACATCTGGCTGGAGAAACCCCAATGA
- a CDS encoding hydantoinase B/oxoprolinase family protein, producing the protein MSAAAVDPITLELYRHRFAGVAEEMGVTLRRTGYSPNIKERLDFSCAIFDGRGAMIAQAAHIPAHLGAMPASVHTILARFPHWEPGDVVIVNDPFEGGNHLPDITMIAPVFVEGGAGDPAGRPDFFVASRAHHADVGGMTPGSLPLSTEIYQEGIIIPPVKLYKRGVLDEDLLRLILRNVRTPGERRGDLAAQRAAAAIGARRLQELVDRFGYGEVLAYAGHLQAYSERLTRAAIARWPDGTYRFEDVLELVEGEQVTLVPIRVAATIHHDEITFDFTGTAAMVHGSLNAVIAITQSACYYVVRCLVGEEVPMNAGCFAPVHVVAPAGSLVHAQAPAAVAGGNVETSQRITDVVLGALAQALPEEIPAASQGTMNNLTIGGLRAEGSGPYAYYETIGGGMGASARGDGMSGVQVHMTNTLNTPVEALEMVFPFRVVRYSLRPGSGGAGRHRGGDGIVREYEILAPATVTMLSERRAVAPWGLAGGEPGQPGRNCLIHANGQVEELPSKFSRRLMPGDRLRIETPGGGGWGSPA; encoded by the coding sequence ATGAGCGCCGCAGCCGTCGATCCCATCACCCTGGAACTCTACCGCCACCGTTTCGCCGGCGTGGCCGAAGAGATGGGCGTCACCCTGCGACGGACCGGCTATTCGCCCAACATCAAGGAGCGGCTGGACTTCTCCTGCGCCATCTTCGACGGCCGGGGCGCCATGATCGCCCAGGCGGCCCACATCCCTGCCCACCTGGGCGCCATGCCGGCCAGCGTCCACACCATCCTGGCCCGCTTCCCCCATTGGGAACCGGGGGACGTGGTCATCGTCAACGACCCGTTTGAAGGGGGCAACCACCTGCCGGACATCACCATGATCGCGCCGGTCTTTGTGGAAGGTGGGGCGGGGGATCCGGCTGGCCGGCCTGACTTCTTCGTCGCCAGCCGGGCCCACCATGCGGATGTGGGCGGCATGACGCCGGGTTCCCTGCCCCTCTCCACCGAGATCTACCAGGAGGGCATCATCATTCCGCCGGTGAAGCTCTACAAGCGGGGCGTGCTGGACGAGGATCTGCTCCGCCTGATCCTGCGCAACGTGCGCACGCCTGGGGAGCGACGGGGGGACCTGGCTGCCCAACGAGCGGCCGCGGCCATCGGCGCCCGGCGTCTCCAGGAGTTGGTGGACCGTTTTGGCTATGGGGAAGTCCTGGCGTATGCCGGCCACTTGCAGGCCTACAGCGAACGGTTGACCCGCGCGGCCATTGCCCGCTGGCCGGACGGCACCTACCGCTTCGAGGATGTGCTGGAGCTGGTGGAAGGGGAGCAGGTGACCCTGGTGCCCATCCGGGTGGCCGCCACCATCCACCACGACGAGATCACCTTCGACTTCACTGGCACCGCGGCCATGGTTCACGGCTCCCTGAACGCGGTCATCGCCATCACCCAGTCCGCCTGCTACTACGTGGTCCGCTGCCTGGTGGGGGAGGAGGTGCCCATGAACGCCGGCTGTTTCGCACCGGTCCACGTGGTGGCGCCGGCCGGCAGCCTGGTCCACGCGCAGGCGCCGGCGGCCGTGGCGGGCGGCAACGTGGAGACTTCCCAGCGCATCACCGATGTGGTGTTGGGTGCGCTGGCCCAGGCCTTGCCGGAGGAGATCCCGGCTGCGTCTCAGGGGACCATGAACAACCTGACCATCGGCGGCCTCCGGGCCGAGGGAAGCGGGCCCTACGCCTACTACGAGACCATCGGCGGGGGCATGGGCGCCTCTGCCCGGGGAGACGGCATGAGCGGCGTCCAGGTGCACATGACCAACACCCTCAACACGCCGGTGGAAGCCCTGGAGATGGTCTTTCCCTTCCGGGTGGTGCGCTACAGCCTGCGCCCTGGCAGCGGCGGCGCCGGTCGGCACCGGGGTGGCGACGGCATCGTGCGGGAATATGAGATCCTGGCACCGGCCACGGTGACCATGCTGAGCGAGCGCCGTGCGGTAGCGCCATGGGGCCTGGCCGGCGGCGAGCCCGGCCAACCAGGCCGGAACTGCCTGATCCACGCGAACGGCCAGGTGGAAGAACTGCCCTCCAAATTTTCCCGCCGGCTCATGCCCGGCGACCGCCTGCGGATTGAAACCCCGGGGGGCGGCGGCTGGGGTTCGCCAGCCTGA
- a CDS encoding sialidase family protein, translating into MNARRIFILAVTLILIGAVFTGVISAMEPGTGSSAPQTVTALQNVRDYAFGAGQTYVVDGGKLYVGAASTPGLLPARWTEVTTPADVIVGAVAIDEERGIVYIGAANEMAIYRSQVPQSGVATGANSQPNWQRVPLTAEVAGGVTDIAVDPVQRLVYVGTDNAGLFRLRDVGSSMVLNAQLLLDEPVRQVVAAPGADLALARTDWHLYRAENFGLSWVQVDDLIQSVPTALAVAAGPLGQVTAYVGTMDRGVLKTQDGITWTLANQGLGLVPGSRLSVDALAVDPAQPEVVYVSTSYLYGTTQVHRSPAMVAMSTDGATAWTPLETNLKVAVVDLVPAVGQTGAVYALTTESRALTSMPLGTALAAAPAQAPVEGEGGSLVAGTNPGAPQVAATSEAVPTGQRLPWQSLLAWIVAGLAALALVFAVVSDLRSRQPKPVTGREGSGPLAQNPVHNNR; encoded by the coding sequence ATGAATGCACGCCGCATCTTTATCCTGGCTGTCACTTTGATCTTGATAGGCGCCGTCTTTACCGGGGTGATCTCGGCCATGGAACCCGGCACGGGCAGCAGCGCCCCCCAGACAGTGACAGCTCTCCAGAATGTACGCGATTATGCGTTCGGCGCCGGCCAGACGTATGTGGTCGATGGCGGTAAATTGTACGTCGGCGCCGCGTCCACCCCCGGGCTTCTGCCGGCCCGCTGGACGGAAGTCACCACGCCCGCCGATGTGATCGTGGGCGCTGTGGCCATCGATGAGGAACGAGGGATCGTGTACATCGGCGCCGCCAACGAAATGGCCATCTACCGCAGCCAGGTGCCGCAGAGCGGCGTTGCGACAGGCGCAAACAGCCAGCCCAACTGGCAGCGGGTGCCCCTTACCGCTGAGGTCGCAGGCGGGGTCACCGACATCGCCGTGGATCCGGTCCAGCGCCTGGTCTACGTGGGCACGGACAACGCGGGCCTCTTCCGCCTGCGGGACGTGGGCTCCAGCATGGTGCTCAATGCCCAGTTGTTGCTGGATGAGCCGGTGCGCCAGGTGGTGGCCGCGCCCGGTGCTGACCTGGCCCTGGCCCGCACCGACTGGCACCTCTACCGGGCGGAGAACTTTGGCCTGAGCTGGGTCCAGGTGGATGACCTCATCCAGAGCGTGCCCACGGCTCTGGCCGTTGCCGCCGGCCCTTTGGGCCAGGTGACCGCCTACGTCGGCACCATGGACCGGGGTGTGCTCAAGACCCAGGATGGCATCACCTGGACCCTGGCCAACCAGGGGCTGGGTCTGGTACCCGGGTCCCGGCTGTCGGTGGATGCCCTGGCGGTGGATCCCGCCCAGCCGGAGGTGGTCTACGTGAGTACCAGCTACCTCTACGGCACCACCCAGGTGCACCGTTCGCCGGCCATGGTGGCCATGAGCACCGATGGTGCCACGGCCTGGACGCCCCTGGAGACCAACCTGAAGGTGGCGGTGGTGGATCTGGTGCCGGCTGTGGGGCAGACAGGCGCTGTCTACGCCCTGACCACCGAGAGCCGTGCTTTGACCAGCATGCCGCTGGGGACCGCCCTGGCCGCGGCTCCAGCCCAGGCGCCGGTCGAAGGCGAGGGTGGCTCGTTGGTGGCGGGCACCAATCCCGGGGCGCCTCAGGTGGCAGCCACGAGTGAGGCAGTCCCAACCGGTCAGCGCCTCCCCTGGCAGAGCCTCCTGGCCTGGATTGTGGCCGGCCTGGCTGCCCTGGCCCTGGTCTTCGCAGTGGTGAGCGACCTGCGTAGCCGCCAGCCGAAGCCGGTCACCGGCCGGGAGGGCAGCGGGCCGCTGGCCCAGAATCCGGTCCACAACAACCGGTAA
- a CDS encoding two-component regulator propeller domain-containing protein, producing MQSTSFRLISTIITLLLLLALLGVIGLAVRTTPAMTLGQVLGATPVTSTPRSRPTATSPDARATRTPPLAQEIALGPVAQVADGGFSFRPLPDYTLTFSDDSATLTAGSTSAPGQDALFSLRGGPVTRFITTSLPSPELPTILEAYAASYAQAHPVRVGAPQELTVDGVPALAADLTADEPGQVVVGRITLAQPEPGWLFVMVGTGLADRWQAELRQQYDALLASVRFLPLQATPTPTLGIVLAPTPTLPATATPQPSPTGTAAPLAPATPDTHWQIWSDGNVINDLALAGNTLWAATEGGFVAWNRASARAVKFTTRDGLAVNYATTVVNCPLPNLGVVFGHDHGLQLFDLQQGRWKTLDSNTSAMRSDRVVGLYCDLEGGLLWVVYADQGIDVFDAAANTWSAVPLPAQAQEAGALRDVVTVDEGQRYWLLAERGVIAVDGQTATLYNGQNSPLDTDQVTAMAVDGSGSVWLTTASTLYRFDGESWSSFGPEQLVVSGAPAGRLTDLAIAADGTMWLAWDQAEVCRFDPGTGRCLAFYRGESGMAAPPLTALEAGAGGQVYYATAGDGVSWFDGEGWHHWVSQAEPLLGNQVRAMTQQTDGTIWIATDLGVQSLNPDGSQTLQTFTRRDGTLPFDNIQVVHAADGGIWIGGQGRVSFYDGIAWADYGVNDGLLDGQVRAIAVDASQRVWFGTSAGLSILTGEAFFNLTRADNLPSDQITALATAGQVVWIGSQGGGLYRFQDNQLQVFNTANVQLPSDNITALALHQDGSLLIGTDRGLARFHEGRFSPIPDVSDTTVTALASTPRGEIWVGTADRGAFYFDGATWSPFPRDGRLPAPQVSALLVDQNGVVWIGSRRGGLLRYTP from the coding sequence GTGCAGTCTACATCGTTCCGTTTGATCTCTACCATCATCACCCTGTTGCTTCTGCTCGCGCTCCTGGGCGTGATCGGCCTGGCCGTGCGCACCACTCCGGCCATGACGCTGGGGCAGGTCCTGGGGGCTACGCCGGTCACCTCTACCCCCAGGAGCCGTCCGACGGCCACTTCCCCGGATGCCCGTGCCACCCGGACGCCTCCCCTGGCCCAGGAAATCGCCCTGGGGCCCGTGGCCCAGGTGGCGGACGGCGGTTTCAGCTTTCGCCCCCTGCCCGATTACACCCTCACATTCAGCGATGACTCGGCCACATTGACCGCCGGATCAACTTCGGCTCCTGGCCAGGATGCCCTCTTCTCCCTCCGCGGCGGCCCCGTGACCCGTTTCATCACCACCTCGCTTCCATCCCCGGAATTGCCCACCATCCTGGAAGCGTACGCAGCGTCCTATGCCCAAGCGCACCCCGTGCGGGTGGGCGCGCCCCAGGAGCTGACGGTAGATGGCGTGCCGGCCCTGGCGGCCGATCTCACGGCGGATGAGCCGGGCCAGGTCGTGGTCGGCCGCATCACCCTGGCGCAGCCCGAACCCGGCTGGCTCTTTGTGATGGTCGGCACCGGGCTTGCCGACCGCTGGCAGGCAGAGCTGCGTCAACAGTACGATGCCCTCCTGGCTTCGGTGCGATTTCTGCCATTGCAGGCCACGCCCACGCCGACCCTGGGCATCGTCCTGGCGCCTACACCGACCCTGCCGGCCACGGCCACTCCCCAGCCGTCTCCCACAGGCACGGCGGCCCCCCTGGCGCCCGCCACGCCGGACACCCACTGGCAGATCTGGTCAGATGGCAACGTGATCAACGACCTGGCCCTGGCCGGCAACACCCTCTGGGCGGCCACGGAAGGGGGCTTCGTAGCCTGGAATCGAGCCAGCGCCAGAGCGGTCAAGTTCACCACCCGGGACGGCCTGGCGGTAAACTATGCCACCACGGTGGTCAACTGCCCCCTGCCCAATCTGGGCGTGGTCTTCGGCCATGACCATGGACTGCAACTCTTCGATCTCCAGCAAGGGCGCTGGAAGACCCTGGACAGCAACACCAGCGCCATGCGCAGTGACCGGGTGGTCGGCCTCTACTGTGACCTGGAGGGTGGGCTCCTGTGGGTGGTCTATGCAGACCAGGGGATCGACGTCTTCGACGCCGCGGCCAACACCTGGAGCGCCGTCCCCCTGCCTGCCCAGGCCCAAGAGGCGGGCGCCCTGCGGGATGTGGTGACCGTCGATGAGGGGCAGCGCTACTGGTTGCTGGCCGAACGAGGTGTGATCGCAGTGGACGGCCAGACGGCGACCCTGTACAATGGGCAGAACAGCCCTCTGGATACAGACCAGGTGACCGCCATGGCGGTAGATGGCTCGGGGAGCGTCTGGTTGACCACGGCCAGCACCCTCTACCGGTTCGATGGCGAAAGCTGGAGCTCCTTTGGCCCGGAACAACTGGTGGTCTCGGGCGCCCCGGCCGGCCGCCTGACGGATCTGGCCATCGCCGCCGACGGCACCATGTGGCTGGCCTGGGATCAGGCCGAGGTCTGCCGCTTCGACCCGGGCACGGGCCGCTGCCTGGCCTTCTACCGGGGGGAAAGTGGCATGGCTGCCCCACCCTTGACCGCCCTCGAGGCGGGCGCCGGCGGCCAGGTCTACTACGCCACGGCGGGAGATGGGGTGAGTTGGTTCGATGGAGAAGGCTGGCACCACTGGGTGAGCCAGGCCGAACCCCTCCTGGGCAACCAGGTGCGTGCCATGACCCAGCAGACGGATGGCACCATCTGGATCGCGACGGACCTGGGCGTGCAATCCCTGAATCCGGATGGCTCCCAGACCCTGCAGACCTTTACCCGTCGGGATGGCACCCTGCCCTTCGACAACATCCAGGTGGTCCACGCAGCCGATGGCGGCATCTGGATTGGGGGCCAGGGCAGGGTAAGTTTTTACGACGGCATCGCCTGGGCGGATTACGGCGTGAACGACGGCCTGTTGGACGGCCAGGTGCGGGCCATCGCCGTGGACGCCAGCCAGCGGGTCTGGTTCGGAACCAGCGCCGGGCTGAGTATCCTGACGGGCGAGGCCTTTTTCAACCTTACCCGGGCAGACAACCTGCCCAGCGACCAGATCACGGCCCTGGCCACGGCTGGCCAGGTGGTCTGGATCGGCAGCCAGGGGGGCGGCCTGTATCGCTTCCAGGACAACCAGCTCCAGGTCTTCAACACCGCCAATGTCCAGTTGCCCAGCGACAACATCACAGCCCTGGCGCTCCACCAGGATGGATCCCTGCTCATCGGGACGGATCGGGGGCTGGCCCGCTTCCACGAAGGCCGGTTCAGCCCCATTCCCGATGTGAGCGACACCACGGTGACGGCCCTGGCGTCCACACCCCGGGGCGAAATCTGGGTGGGCACGGCGGACCGAGGCGCCTTCTATTTTGATGGCGCCACCTGGTCTCCCTTCCCCCGGGATGGCCGCCTGCCCGCACCCCAGGTCAGCGCCCTTCTGGTGGACCAGAATGGCGTGGTCTGGATCGGAAGCCGCCGCGGCGGGCTGTTGCGCTACACGCCGTAA
- a CDS encoding ThiF family adenylyltransferase, with the protein MMNSEELARYHRQIIFPPVGEDGQQRLKAATAVVVGCGATGSALSNLLVRAGVGRVRIVDRDFIELNNLQRQILFDEEDIAANLPKAEAAARKLRRVNRDVTVEAVVADVNPGNVLDLLADATVVLDGTDNFSTRFLLNDACLHLGKAWIYTGVIASYGMTATFIPDGAVATLPGDRQATGCLRCLLGTMPAPGVTPTCDTAGVIGPAVALITAVAAAEAMKLIIGRGKLNPGVIHMDLWTHEYHSFGGAIRRPDCPACGLGRLEYLDATVGTASATLCGRNAVQVRVNGSGPLDLARLEAQLRPVASRLARNDYLLRAQIGDYEFTVFPDNRAIIKGTEDEDLAKSLYARYIGG; encoded by the coding sequence ATGATGAACTCAGAAGAACTTGCCCGATACCATCGCCAGATCATCTTCCCGCCGGTGGGGGAGGATGGACAACAGCGGCTGAAGGCGGCCACGGCCGTAGTGGTCGGCTGTGGCGCCACCGGCTCCGCCCTCAGCAACCTGCTGGTCCGGGCCGGCGTGGGCCGGGTCCGCATTGTGGACCGGGACTTCATCGAGCTGAACAATCTCCAGCGCCAGATCCTCTTCGACGAGGAGGATATCGCCGCCAACCTGCCCAAGGCCGAAGCGGCCGCCCGCAAGCTGCGCCGGGTCAACCGGGATGTGACCGTGGAAGCGGTGGTGGCGGATGTGAACCCCGGCAACGTGCTGGACCTGCTGGCGGATGCCACCGTGGTGTTGGACGGGACCGACAATTTCAGCACCCGCTTCCTGCTCAACGATGCCTGCCTACACCTGGGCAAGGCCTGGATCTACACCGGCGTGATCGCCTCCTATGGCATGACTGCCACCTTCATTCCCGATGGCGCGGTGGCGACGTTGCCGGGAGATCGCCAGGCCACCGGGTGCCTGCGCTGCCTGCTGGGTACCATGCCGGCCCCGGGTGTGACGCCCACCTGCGACACGGCGGGGGTGATCGGGCCGGCGGTGGCTCTTATCACGGCTGTGGCAGCGGCCGAGGCCATGAAGCTGATCATCGGCCGGGGCAAGCTCAACCCGGGCGTGATCCACATGGACCTCTGGACCCACGAGTACCACAGCTTCGGCGGCGCCATTCGGCGTCCCGACTGTCCGGCCTGTGGCCTGGGCCGCCTGGAGTACCTGGACGCCACCGTCGGCACGGCCAGCGCCACCCTCTGTGGCCGCAACGCGGTGCAGGTTCGGGTGAATGGCAGCGGCCCCCTGGATCTGGCCCGGCTGGAAGCCCAGTTGCGCCCGGTGGCCAGCCGCCTGGCCCGCAACGATTACCTGTTGCGGGCCCAAATCGGCGACTATGAATTCACCGTCTTCCCGGATAACCGGGCCATTATCAAAGGGACGGAGGACGAAGATTTGGCCAAAAGCCTGTATGCCCGCTACATTGGTGGATAG